One Maribacter sp. HTCC2170 genomic window, ATCGTAGACAATTATGTCATCTTTTGTAACAAGTGCATCTATTACCGACATAAAGCCTTGGTATCCAAAATTCAAAAGATATGAAGCTTCCTTTTGAGAAAATTCGGCTAATTCTTGCTCCAATTGCTCATGAAACTCGGTATGTCCGCTCATCATTCGTGCCCCCATAGGATAGGCGGCTCCATGCTCCATTGCGGCCTCACCATCTACTTTCTTTATTTCAGGCAAATTGGCTAGCCCCAAATAATCATTGATACTCCAGGTTATCACATCCCTTCCTTGAAACTTCATCCTATTTGATATAGGACCTTCCAATTTTGGGAAAACAAAATATCCTTCTGCCTGAGAAGCCCATTTTCCCAATGGACCTTTGTTCTCAATTATTCTTTCAAATAAATCTCTCATTACACCTAGTTGGTTTGCCTGCAAAAGTATAGATTTTTAACTAGCATTCATAACTTTATTTATACCCCAATAAAAAAGCAATAGTGGAATCACTATTGCTTTTGATATCTTCAAAATGGATTGAAAGTTATTTAATATACTGTACCTTTTGTGTTTCTTCCTTTGCCTCAGAAACAAGGAATCCTTGGTCTTCCATCCATTGATCACTATAAATCTTACTCATATAACGGGAACCATGATCCGGGAAAACAACTACAACATTGCTGTCTTTTTTAAATTTACCCAAAGCACTTAATTGTTTCACCGCCTGCATTGCTGCACCGCTAGTATACCCGGCAAATATTCCTTCTGTCCTTGCCAATTCTCTTGCAGAATGTGCACTCTCCTCATCACTTACCTTTATAAACTCATCAATAACATCAAAATTTGTGGCAGAAGGGATTAAATTTTTACCAAGCCCTTCTATACGATAAGGATAAACTTCATTTGCATCGAACTTTCCCGTTTCATGGTACTTTTTCAATACTGACCCAAAAGCATCAACACCAATTATCTTGACATCAGGGTTCTGCTCTTTCAGATATTTAGCAATACCAGAAATTGTTCCACCTGTACCGCTACAAGCAACCAAATGAGTGATCTTTCCACCTGTCTGTTCCCAAATTTCTGGTCCCGTAGAAGTATAGTGTGCATCAATGTTCAATTCATTGAAATATTGGTTAATATAAACCGATCCTTTCGTCTCTTCATGCAAACGTTTGGCAACCTCATAGTATGATCTTGGGTCCTCAGCACTTACGTGGGCAGGACATACATGTACCGTTGCCCCCATTGACCTCAACATATCAATCTTATCCTGTGATGATTTTGAGCTTACTGCTAAAATGCATTTATAGCCTTTTATAATACTGACCATGGCAAGACTAAAACCAGTATTCCCAGAGGTTGTCTCTATTATAGTACTTTCCTTGGTCAATATTCCTTTCTTCTCTGCTTGATCAATAATATACGCCGCAATCCTATCTTTTGAAGAATGACCAGGATTAAAGGCTTCTACCTTGGCGTAAAAATTACCTTGAATATTTGCAGTTAGATTATTTAGTTTGATGAGAGGGGTGTTTCCTATTAAATCTAGGATACTATTGTAGGCATTTATCTTATTTTCCATAAAGACAATCTAAGTTACGAACTTATACAATTTTGAAATTGTTAAAATTCCTCGACAAAATTACTATTTTTTTTGAACTAGGAGGTTTTTTCCTCTAAATCTAATATAAAAGTATACTCTTTAGCAACCTCCTTCAGTGATTCAAAACGACCGGATGCACCGCCATGACCAGCTTCCATATTAATGTTGAACAACAACAAGTTGTCATCTTTTTTAAGCTCTCTAATCTTCGCTACCCACTTTGCCGGTTCAAAATACTGGACTTGCGAATCATGTAGTCCGGTAGTCACCAATATATTAGGGTAATTCGCGACTTCTAAGTTATCATACGGTGAGTATGATTTCATGTAATCATAATATTCTCTTTCATTTGGGTTCCCCCATTCATCGTATTCTCCTGTAGTCAAAGGAATGGAATCATCAAGCATGGTAGTAACAACATCAACAAATGGTACTGCCGCTATTGCAGCATTGTATAATTCTGGTGCCATATTTATAATTGCTCCCATTAAAAGTCCACCGGCTGAACCTCCCATGGCATATAAATGATTTGGGCTTGTGTAGTTATTATCAATTAAATGCTTTGAGCAATCAATAAAATCGGTAAATGTGTTTTTCTTTTTTAAAAGCTTTCCATCCTCATACCATTGTCTGCCCAAGTATTGCCCGCCTCTAATATGTGATATTGCATAAATAAACCCCCTGTCTAACAAACTTAATCTTACCGTTGAAAAATAAGGGTCGATAGTTGAGCCATAAGAACCATAGGCATACTGCAAGATAGGCGTGTCTTTATTAATCCTTGTATTCTTATTGTAAACAATTGACATCGGAACTTTTACACCATCTCTAGCGGTCGCCCAAATTCGTTCTGATTTATAGTTCTCTTTTTTAAATTTTCCGCCAAGAACTTCCTGTTCCTTTTTTACCACCTTCAATTTAGTCTGCATATTAAAATCTATGACTGAACTTGGGGTTGTCATTGAATTGTAGGCATATCTTAAAGTATCGGTATCAAACTCAGGGTTTCTGCCTACGTAGGCTGTATACGTTTCGCTCTTAAAAGGCAGATAATAACTGTGCTCATTATCCCATCGGCATATTTTTAATTTATTCAAACCATTCTCACGCTCGGACAGGACATAATAGTCCTTAAAAATATCTATATCCTCAAGAAGTACATCTTCGCGGTGTGCTATAAACTCTTTCCAATTATTAGAAGAAGTATCACTTTCTCCTACTTTCATTAGTTTAAAATTCTTTGCCTTGTCTTTATTTGTCAAAACATAAAAAGAATCACCATAATGGGAAATGGAATACTCCACGCCTCTTTCCCTCGGGGCAAACGCTTCAAATTCGGCGTTGGGTTCATCTGCACTCAATATTTGAAATTCGGAAGTCAAAGTACTATAACAACCAATAATTAAGTACTTTTTAGACTTTGATTTGTACACGTAAGTGCCGAATGTTTCATCCTCCTCATGAAAAACCATTCTATCCTCTGATGATTTGGTGCCAAACTCATGCTTAAAGATTTTATCTGACCTTAAGGTCACTGGATCTTTCTTACTATAAAAAAGTGTTTTGTTGTCATTCGCCCATACGGACCCACCTGTAGTGTTTTCGATTTTATCTTTGTATATCTCACCCGTTTCTAGATTTTTGATTCGGATGGTATATTGCCGCCTAGAAACAGTATCAACACCGAATGAAGCCATCTTATTGTCGGGGCTTATGGCAATACCTCCTAGATTAAAAAATTCATGGCCCTCGGCCATTTCGTTACAGTTGAATATTACTTCTACAGGGGCCTTTAAAGATTCTTTATGTCTGCTATAAATAGGATATTCTTTTCCAGTTTCATACCTCGTAACGTACCAATACCCGTTTTGCTCGTAGGGCACAGATGAATCATCTTCTTTAATTCTTGACTTCATCTCGTTGAACAGATCTTTTTGAAAGTCTTTCATGTGAGCGGTCAATTCATTGTAATAATCATTTTCTTTTTTTAAATGAGCAATCACTTTATCATCCTCGCGATTGTTCATCCAATAATAATCGTCAATCCTAATATCATCATGAATAATCAATTCCTTTGATACCTTTTTTGCGATAGGCGCCCCATATTTTGTCATGCTATTCTTTTCAATTTGGCAAGAAACGGCAAAAATAAGGCATACGATAAAAACAAGCATTCTTTTCCTGCTTGTAACATGAAAAAATAGTTTGTTGTCACAATTTAGTAATTTTGACCTATCACTTAAAAAAGGAAAATATGTTCGGAGATATGATGGGAATGATGGGGAAACTCAAAGAAGCCCAACAAAAGGTAGAAGCAACAAAAAAAAGATTGGATACAGTTTATCTTCAAGAAAATTCTACAGATGACCTGTTATCAGTATCTATTACCGCTAACAGAACTATTAAGGAAATCAAAATTGATGATAGCCTATTGGCTGATAAAGAGCAACTTGAAGATTACCTGATACTTACATTGAACAAAGCAATTGAGAAAGCTAGCAGCGTAAATGAAACTGAACTTGCGGCAGTTGCAAAAGAGGGAATGCCCAATATTCCAGGAATGGATTCGTTATTCAAATAGTATACTGGCAAGTTTTTTGATGAATATTGAAAAAACACTCCAATGAAAAAAGTACTTATACTATTCATATTACCTATCTTCTTAAATGCTCAAGCAGATTTTGAAGTAGTCAATGAACCTCACTGGTTGACCGATTATGACAAAGCTCTAAAAGTGGCAAAAAAAGACAAAAAGAATATTCTACTATATTTTACGGGTAGTGATTGGTGTCCTCCTTGTAAAATGCTAAAAACAGATTTATTTGATACCGATGAGTTTAAGTCTATTTCCAAAGATTATGTGCTCTTATATATTGACATTCCCCGAAACAAGGACTTGTTAAGTTCCAGTCAATTGAAGCACAATAAAGAGCTTGTAAAGAAATTCAATAAGAAAAGTGTATTTCCCTTATTAAATATTACAGATGCCAAAGGAAAATCGTTGGATAAATATTCTGGCTATAGTATGAATGGGGAGATTAAATATCATCTAAGGTTATTGAACAAGTATAAATAATCAAAATTAATACATGTTAAAAGGGCTTCCATTTCTGGAAGCCCTTTTAATTATCTATTGTGCAAACTTTTTTAGTTGTTTATCAACCTAAATTCAGTTCGTCTGTTAACGGCATGTTCTCTTTCGGTACAAGAAACACCCTCTTTACATCTATTTTTAACCTTGTTCTCACCGTAACCATTGGCTACCAATAAACTTGAGTTCACCCCTTTTGTAATCAAGTAATCAGCAACTGCCTTAGCTCTTCTCTCAGAAAGGTCTTGATTAGATCCTGAATTACCTCTTACATCGGTATGAGAAGCTATTTCTAACTTTACTCCTGGGTTTTGCTGTAATACAGGCATTAACCGTGTATCTATTATATTTTTGGCCGAAGAAGTTAAAGTAGCACTTCCTAAATTCCAATTAATAGGTAAAGCTTGATATTCAACTAAAGAACATTCAACCTCATTCCAAGTGGTTAATCCACCTTTTTCTTTAAGCACCTCTTTGGTAACCGTTTTAGTAACAGCAGGTACAGTCTCTTCAACGGTATAGGCATCTTTGTCTAATACAGTTTTGGTAATTTCATCATATTGTGCCGGGATTACTTCCTCAATCACTCTTGTCGGTTCCAATAAAACCCTCTTAGTATAGCTTGCATTCTTAGACCCGATAGGTGTTTTTGCAACTGAAGCATCTGCTCCCAATACCTGGGTGTCCAAAGTTGTGAATTCCGCAGGGTATCCTTTATAACACCAATATCTACAGTCATCAGGATTTCCTGATGCGCAGTCAGGGGCAGGAGCTCCCAACTCCCACTGTGCGTAGGCTGGTTTAATCTCAACTGTTTCAGAACTCGGCCTAAATGAAGCCGCGGAAATTCTTAAAGTATTACCACCTTCTTTTGAAACATAGGTTACAGTTTCTGTTCCCCATTTTTCAGGTACTACAGTCAACTTCTTTCCAGCTGCTTTTATTTCAACTCTTTCTGTAACCGTTTTAAAAGTTGCAGGGACAGTTTTTAAAACCTTATATGCAGGTTTAACAGTCAATGTAACGGTTTCATTCACGTAAACATCTGGAGTGGTACAGCGTACATAACATTTTCCAGGTTCAGGGTTCGCTGGCAAATCTTGTGCCATTGTAATCGATGCGGTCATGACCGCAAAAAACAAGAGAACTTTTTTCATAATTGTTAGTGTTTGTTAATGTTTATAGTTAAGTAGCGCGAAAATAAATTATTGCTAATGGTATGATTTCAAGTTGAAAACTTTTGTTAAAAACATCGCTAAAGCACATTTTTCATCGATGAAATACTTATTTTGGAAGAAAAATATTATAAATATCTTGATTTTACTCAATGCAGGTTTAATGTCGACGTACCAAATTCAACAATAATGGAGCTTTCAAAATAATCGATAACGCTATAGTGAGTTTTTAGCTTTAAAGGGTTATAAGGTAGTGACCATTCAACATTGAAAAGATGGTATTAACGTTGATAAAAAGAGTATTGTTGCCTAAGAAATTCCGTAGAATTAGAGCATTTTAAGAATTTTAATGAATGCTTCATGCATTTCATCAGAATAATCCAAATGAGTGACTATTCTTAATTTCCCCTGCCCCATGCCAATAATTGAAATTCCTTTTTCGGCCAATTTGTTCACAAATTGGTCTTCTGTCATTTCATTTTCATTGATTTCGAAAATGATAATATTGGTTTCTATAGGTTCAACTTTTTTAATAAAATTTAGACCTTGTAGTACTTGTCCAATTTCTGTGGCCTTATTATGATCCTCAACCAAACGTTGCAAATTGTTATCTAATGCGTAATTCGCAGCAGCGGCCAAGTAACCCGCTTGACGCATTCCGCCACCTAAAATCTTACGGACACGAAGCGCATTGACCATCAATTCTTTACTTCCCACTAAAACTGAACCAACCGGGCAGCCTAACCCTTTACTAAAACATATGCTTATAGTATCAAAAAGTTCACCATACTGTTTAGGCTCTTCTTTTTTTGCCGTTAGAGCATTCCATAGGCGTGCACCATCAAGGTGATACGCCAAATCATGGTCAATACATACTTGCCTTATTTTTTTCAGCTCTTCAAAATCCCAACATGCACCACCACCTTTATTTGTCGTGTTTTCAATACAGACCAAAGTGG contains:
- a CDS encoding PLP-dependent cysteine synthase family protein; translation: MENKINAYNSILDLIGNTPLIKLNNLTANIQGNFYAKVEAFNPGHSSKDRIAAYIIDQAEKKGILTKESTIIETTSGNTGFSLAMVSIIKGYKCILAVSSKSSQDKIDMLRSMGATVHVCPAHVSAEDPRSYYEVAKRLHEETKGSVYINQYFNELNIDAHYTSTGPEIWEQTGGKITHLVACSGTGGTISGIAKYLKEQNPDVKIIGVDAFGSVLKKYHETGKFDANEVYPYRIEGLGKNLIPSATNFDVIDEFIKVSDEESAHSARELARTEGIFAGYTSGAAMQAVKQLSALGKFKKDSNVVVVFPDHGSRYMSKIYSDQWMEDQGFLVSEAKEETQKVQYIK
- a CDS encoding S9 family peptidase, which produces MLVFIVCLIFAVSCQIEKNSMTKYGAPIAKKVSKELIIHDDIRIDDYYWMNNREDDKVIAHLKKENDYYNELTAHMKDFQKDLFNEMKSRIKEDDSSVPYEQNGYWYVTRYETGKEYPIYSRHKESLKAPVEVIFNCNEMAEGHEFFNLGGIAISPDNKMASFGVDTVSRRQYTIRIKNLETGEIYKDKIENTTGGSVWANDNKTLFYSKKDPVTLRSDKIFKHEFGTKSSEDRMVFHEEDETFGTYVYKSKSKKYLIIGCYSTLTSEFQILSADEPNAEFEAFAPRERGVEYSISHYGDSFYVLTNKDKAKNFKLMKVGESDTSSNNWKEFIAHREDVLLEDIDIFKDYYVLSERENGLNKLKICRWDNEHSYYLPFKSETYTAYVGRNPEFDTDTLRYAYNSMTTPSSVIDFNMQTKLKVVKKEQEVLGGKFKKENYKSERIWATARDGVKVPMSIVYNKNTRINKDTPILQYAYGSYGSTIDPYFSTVRLSLLDRGFIYAISHIRGGQYLGRQWYEDGKLLKKKNTFTDFIDCSKHLIDNNYTSPNHLYAMGGSAGGLLMGAIINMAPELYNAAIAAVPFVDVVTTMLDDSIPLTTGEYDEWGNPNEREYYDYMKSYSPYDNLEVANYPNILVTTGLHDSQVQYFEPAKWVAKIRELKKDDNLLLFNINMEAGHGGASGRFESLKEVAKEYTFILDLEEKTS
- a CDS encoding YbaB/EbfC family nucleoid-associated protein, with protein sequence MFGDMMGMMGKLKEAQQKVEATKKRLDTVYLQENSTDDLLSVSITANRTIKEIKIDDSLLADKEQLEDYLILTLNKAIEKASSVNETELAAVAKEGMPNIPGMDSLFK
- a CDS encoding thioredoxin family protein; the encoded protein is MKKVLILFILPIFLNAQADFEVVNEPHWLTDYDKALKVAKKDKKNILLYFTGSDWCPPCKMLKTDLFDTDEFKSISKDYVLLYIDIPRNKDLLSSSQLKHNKELVKKFNKKSVFPLLNITDAKGKSLDKYSGYSMNGEIKYHLRLLNKYK
- a CDS encoding OmpA family protein, which translates into the protein MKKVLLFFAVMTASITMAQDLPANPEPGKCYVRCTTPDVYVNETVTLTVKPAYKVLKTVPATFKTVTERVEIKAAGKKLTVVPEKWGTETVTYVSKEGGNTLRISAASFRPSSETVEIKPAYAQWELGAPAPDCASGNPDDCRYWCYKGYPAEFTTLDTQVLGADASVAKTPIGSKNASYTKRVLLEPTRVIEEVIPAQYDEITKTVLDKDAYTVEETVPAVTKTVTKEVLKEKGGLTTWNEVECSLVEYQALPINWNLGSATLTSSAKNIIDTRLMPVLQQNPGVKLEIASHTDVRGNSGSNQDLSERRAKAVADYLITKGVNSSLLVANGYGENKVKNRCKEGVSCTEREHAVNRRTEFRLINN
- a CDS encoding threonine aldolase family protein — translated: MNINLISDTVTKPSKGMLDAMMNAEVGDDVFKSDPSINLLEEKTAKLFGKEAALFFPSGTMANQTAIKLHTQPGEQLICDKYAHVYNYEGGGVSFSSGVSCKLIDGHRGMMSAEQVQAGINPPDFYHSPLTTLVCIENTTNKGGGACWDFEELKKIRQVCIDHDLAYHLDGARLWNALTAKKEEPKQYGELFDTISICFSKGLGCPVGSVLVGSKELMVNALRVRKILGGGMRQAGYLAAAANYALDNNLQRLVEDHNKATEIGQVLQGLNFIKKVEPIETNIIIFEINENEMTEDQFVNKLAEKGISIIGMGQGKLRIVTHLDYSDEMHEAFIKILKML